A genomic region of Papaver somniferum cultivar HN1 chromosome 7, ASM357369v1, whole genome shotgun sequence contains the following coding sequences:
- the LOC113297355 gene encoding LOW QUALITY PROTEIN: putative ABC transporter C family member 15 (The sequence of the model RefSeq protein was modified relative to this genomic sequence to represent the inferred CDS: deleted 3 bases in 2 codons), whose translation MLLRLVNGHEALCKSKILVFCQEILQVISWLITLLMAINLRQSRSLKLPGVLRVWWISSFLLSYPYNTHTRYILINHKSPGVGEYANFLGLIASTYLLGITVRGTTGISFITNSNTEPLLCNTEKYSAGKREKESPYSKATILQLITFSWLTPLFKVGYRKALEQDDIPDIDIKDSAEFLSNSFGDSLRQVKERDSTSNPSIYMAIFLLIKKKAALNAIFAVVNAGASYVGPTGASYVGPYFVAFLSQKKNYSLKTGYIIALAFLSSKMVEVIAQRQWIFGARQLGMRLRAALISHIYRKGLHLSSQSRQSHSSGEIINLMSVDIQRITDFIWYMNTVWMLPIQISLATYVLYINLGLGSFAGLAATLLVMACNIPLTRIQKSFQSKIMEAKDERMKATSEALRNMKTLKLQAWDMKYLLKLENLRKIEYGWIWKSLRLSALSAFIFWGSPTLISAATFGACIVLGIPLSAGKVLSALATFRMLQDPIFSLPDLLSCIAQSKVSVDRVASYLQEDEIQEDAVIFVPKETSEVCIEIEKGRFSWDPESSIPTLDGIQLKVKRGMKVAICGTVGSGKSSLLSCIIGEIPTILGTVRVSGTKAYVPQSPWILTGNVRDNILFGNPYDQVKYDRTIRACALTKDFELFQAGDLTEIGERGINMSGGQKQRIQLARAAYQDADIYILDDPFSAVDAHTGSQLFEECLMGILKDKTILYVTHQVEFLPAADLILMMQEGNIIQAGRFDELLKQNIGFELLVGAHSEALQSIFDVENSSRTSEKEMSSVETDIDSTTHTHHLVGKHDSEQDLSLEIIDKGGRLTQEEERETGSIDEEVYWSYLTLVWGGALIPLIILSQTSFQVLQIASNYWMAWASPVSTDSKPVVDMKFMFLVYIVLSVGSAFCVLARAYLVAIDGILTSQKLYVNMLHSVLKAPMSFFDSTPTGRILNRASTDQSVLDLELPVRVGWCAFSIIQILGTIAVMSQVAWQVFVIFIPVTGICIWYQQYYTPTARELARLSGIQRAPYLHHFAESLAGAATIRAYDQEDRFMKTNLGLVDNESRPWFHNVSAMEWVSFRLNILSNLVFASSLVVLVSLPEGVINPSIAGLAVTYGLNLNILQASVIWNLCNAENKMISVERILQYSKLSSEAPLVIEECRPPSNWPEFGRIRFKNLHIRYAEHLPSVLKNINCTIPGRKKVGVVGRTGSGKSTLIQALFWTVEPKEGSIVIDDIDICKIGLHDLRSKLSIIPQDPTLFEGTVRGNLDPLEQFSDREIWEALDKCQLGDLVRAKEEKLGSPVVENGENWSVGQRQLFCLGRALLKRSSILVLDEATASVDTATDGIVQKIITREFENCTVVTIAHRIHTVIDSDLVLVLSEGRVVEYDTPAKLLEREDSFFSKLIKEYSMRSKSFNNLANV comes from the exons ATGCTTTTGAGACTGGTAAACGGGCACGAAGCCCTTTGCAAATCAAAAATCTTAGTTTTCTGTCAAGAAATCTTGCAAGTAATATCATGGTTAATCACATTGCTTATGGCTATCAACCTTCGCCAGTCGAGGTCTTTGAAGCTGCCAGGGGTGCTAAGGGTCTGGTGGATTTCGAGCTTCTTATTATCC TATCCATACAATACTCATACTCGTTACATTCTTATAAATCATAAATCTCCCGGAGTAGGCGAGTATGCCAACTTCCTTGGGTTAATTGCCTCGACGTACTTGCTAGGTATTACAGTCAGAGGGACAACGGGCATCAGCTTCATAACAAATAGCAACACAGAGCCTCTACTGTGCAATACTGAAAAATATTCAGCAGGAAAACGAGAAAAAGAATCTCCTTACTCAAAGGCTACTATTCTCCAACTGATTACTTTCTCTTGGCTCACTCCTCTATTCAAAGTTGGATACAGGAAAGCACTTGAACAGGATGATATCCCAGACATTGATATCAAAGACTCTGCAGAATTCCTCTCTAATTCGTTTGGCGACAGTTTAAGACAAGTCAAGGAGAGAGATAGCACCAGCAACCCATCCATCTATATGGCAATCTTTCTTTTGATCAAGAAAAAAGCAGCACTCAACGCCATTTTTGCAGTGGTCAATGCCGGAGCATCATATGTTGGCCCG ACCGGAGCATCATATGTTGGCCCATACTTTGTGGCGTTCTTAAGTCAGAAGAAGAACTACAGCTTAAAGACGGGCTACATAATTGCACTAGCATTCTTAAGTTCTAAAATGGTTGAAGTGATTGCACAGAGGCAATGGATTTTCGGGGCGCGCCAATTAGGTATGCGTCTGAGAGCAGCTTTGATATCCCACATATATAGGAAGGGTCTTCATCTGTCCAGTCAGTCTAGACAAAGCCACAGCAGTGGGGAGATAATTAACCTCATGAGTGTTGATATTCAACGAATTACAGACTTCATCTGGTACATGAATACAGTGTGGATGCTGCCAATACAAATTTCACTAGCAACCTACGTCCTATATATTAatttaggccttggttcatttgctGGCTTAGCAGCAACCTTACTAGTGATGGCTTGCAACATACCTCTTACAAGAATTCAGAAATCCTTCCAGTCAAAGATCATGGAAGCCAAGGACGAGCGAATGAAGGCTACATCAGAAGCTCTTCGAAACATGAAAACCCTGAAACTTCAAGCTTGGGATATGAAATACCTCCTAAAGCTTGAAAATTTGAGGAAAATTGAATATGGATGGATATGGAAATCGTTACGCTTATCAGCACTCTCGGCTTTTATCTTCTGGGGATCCCCCACATTAATATCTGCAGCGACTTTTGGAGCATGTATTGTACTAGGGATCCCACTATCAGCAGGGAAAGTCTTATCTGCACTGGCAACATTCAGAATGTTACAAGATCCGATATTTAGTTTACCAGACTTGCTATCATGTATTGCGCAATCTAAAGTTTCAGTTGATAGGGTTGCATCATACCTCCAAGAAGATGAAATACAGGAAGATGCAGTCATTTTTGTTCCAAAAGAGACATCGGAGGTCTGCATCGAGATTGAGAAAGGCAGATTTAGTTGGGACCCTGAATCAAGTATTCCAACCCTTGATGGAATACAGTTAAAAGTGAAGAGAGGGATGAAAGTTGCAATTTGTGGGACTGTCGGGTCAGGGAAGTCTAGTTTACTCTCTTGCATAATTGGAGAAATACCAACGATTTTAGGGACAGTGAGAGTTAGTGGGACAAAGGCATATGTTCCTCAGTCCCCCTGGATATTAACTGGAAATGTAAGAGATAACATTCTCTTTGGGAATCCATATGATCAAGTCAAATATGatagaacaataagagcatgtgcATTGACAAAGGATTTTGAGCTCTTCCAAGCTGGAGACCTGACAGAGATAGGAGAACGAGGGATTAATATGAGTGGAGGTCAGAAACAAAGGATACAGCTTGCACGAGCTGCTTACCAGGATGCTGACATTTATATTCTCGATGACCCATTCAGTGCCGTTGATGCTCATACAGGAAGTCAACTTTTTGAG GAATGTCTGATGGGAATCCTCAAAGACAAGACTATACTTTATGTGACACACCAAGTAGAGTTTCTCCCGGCGGCTGATCTGATTCTG ATGATGCAGGAAGGAAATATCATTCAAGCTGGAAGATTTGACGAACTTCTCAAACAGAATATTGGATTTGAGTTGTTGGTTGGTGCACATAGCGAAGCTCTACAATCAATCTTTGATGTCGAAAATTCGAGCAGAACGTCTGAGAAGGAAATGTCTTCAGTTGAAACAGACATAGATAGCACGACACATACGCATCATCTGGTTGGTAAACATGATTCAGAACAGGATCTCTCTCTAGAGATAATAGATAAAGGAGGGAGATTGACACAAGAGGAAGAGAGAGAAACAGGAAGTATCGACGAAGAAGTTTATTGGTCATACTTGACCCTGGTATGGGGTGGTGCATTGATCCCGTTGATAATCTTATCTCAAACTAGTTTCCAAGTATTACAGATAGCGAGCAACTACTGGATGGCATGGGCTTCTCCCGTCTCTACAGATTCCAAGCCAGTAGTAGACATGAAATTCATGTTCCTTGTGTATATAGTCCTATCAGTAGGAAGTGCATTTTGTGTATTGGCCCGAGCATATTTGGTAGCTATAGACGGCATTCTAACGTCACAAAAACTCTACGTCAACATGCTTCATAGTGTGCTCAAGGCACCAATGTCTTTCTTTGATTCAACACCAACTGGAAGAATCTTAAATCGA GCATCTACGGATCAAAGTGTGCTGGATTTGGAATTACCCGTGAGGGTGGGCTGGTGTGCTTTCTCAATCATTCAAATTCTGGGAACTATTGCAGTTATGTCACAGGTTGCATGGCAAGTATTTGTCATCTTCATCCCAGTGACGGGAATATGCATATGGTACCAG CAATATTATACACCTACTGCAAGAGAACTGGCACGCTTATCTGGGATTCAAAGAGCTCCATACCTCCATCACTTTGCAGAATCACTTGCAGGAGCTGCAACAATCAGGGCATACGACCAAGAAGACCGCTTCATGAAAACGAACCTGGGACTCGTTGATAATGAATCAAGGCCATGGTTTCACAATGTATCAGCCATGGAATGGGTTTCATTTAGACTGAATATATTGTCAAATCTTGTGTTTGCATCCTCATTAGTTGTCCTCGTGAGCCTACCTGAAGGAGTTATCAATCCAA GTATTGCAGGGCTAGCAGTGACATATGGTCTCAATTTGAACATACTTCAAGCATCTGTCATATGGAACTTGTGCAATGCAGAGAATAAAATGATTTCAGTAGAAAGGATATTGCAATATTCAAAACTAAGTAGTGAAGCCCCTTTAGTGATTGAAGAATGCAGACCACCAAGCAACTGGCCCGAGTTCGGAAGGATTCGCTTCAAAAACTTGCAC ATTCGCTATGCCGAACATCTTCCATCTGTCTTAAAAAACATAAACTGCACGATTCCAGGAAGAAAGAAAGTTGGAGTTGTAGGAAGAACAGGGAGCGGAAAATCGACTCTTATACAGGCTCTCTTTTGGACAGTGGAACCTAAAGAAGGAAGCATTGTAattgatgatattgatatttgCAAGATAGGTCTACATGATTTGAGATCGAAACTTAGCATCATTCCTCAAGATCCTACATTATTTGAAGGGACTGTTAGAGGAAACCTCGACCCGCTAGAGCAATTCTCCGATAGAGAAATATGGGAG GCTTTGGATAAATGTCAACTAGGTGATCTAGTACGTGCAAAGGAAGAAAAGTTGGGCTCACCAG TGGTCGAGAACGGAGAAAACTGGAGTGTAGGTCAAAGACAGTTATTCTGTCTTGGAAGAGCTTTGTTGAAGAGAAGTAGCATTCTCGTTCTTGATGAAGCTACTGCATCTGTTGATACAGCTACGGACGGAATTGTACAGAAGATCATCACTCGGGAATTTGAAAATTGTACAGTTGTCACTATAGCTCACAGAATTCATACGGTCATAGATAGTGATCTTGTTCTTGTCCTTAGTGAAG GAAGGGTAGTGGAATACGACACACCAGCTAAGCTACTCGAAAGGGAGGATTCCTTCTTCTCAAAACTCATAAAGGAGTACTCTATGAGATCAAAAagtttcaacaatttagcaaatGTATAA